From a single Arachis hypogaea cultivar Tifrunner chromosome 3, arahy.Tifrunner.gnm2.J5K5, whole genome shotgun sequence genomic region:
- the LOC140183115 gene encoding putative disease resistance protein RGA3 — MDDVWNKDHVKWEELRNLLQFGAEGSTVLVTTRSRLIRSMMSNGSFYILHGLSHLKWPFLQGDEKNHPQLVEIGEDIVKKCSGLPLAQRTLGSSLFLKFGVKDNEIWNFEQKESDVLPALKFSYDQLPWHLKGFFALFSLYPKDYNFNSSLGSLPWEALGLLPLPEKDDDGKKEDDLGPWLQSKLKKN, encoded by the exons ATGGACGATGTATGGAATAAAGATCATGTCAAGTGGGAAGAGTTGAGGAACTTGTTGCAATTTGGTGCTGAAGGAAGTACAGTTCTAGTGACTACACGTAGCCGCTTAATTCGTAGCATGATGAGCAATGGTTCCTTCTACATTTTACATGGTCTATCTCATCTCAAATGGCCATTCCTACAAGGAGATGAAAAGAATCATCCACAATTGGTGGAAATTGGAGAAGACATTGTCAAAAAATGTAGTGGGCTTCCATTGGCACAGAGAACATTAGGGAGTTCACTGTTCTTAAAATTTGGTGTCAAAGACAATGAGATTTGGAATTTTGAACAAAAAGAAAGTGATGTCTTGCCTGCACTTAAATTCAGCTATGATCAGTTACCTTGGCACTTAAAGGGATTTTTTGCATTATTCTCCCTTTACCCAAAGGACTATAACTTCAATAGTTCTTTAGGATCTTTGCCTTGGGAGGCACTTGGTCTTCTTCCACTACCAGAAAAAG ATGATGATGGGAAGAAGGAAGATGATCTTGGACCTTGGttgcaatcaaaactcaaaaagaatTGA
- the LOC112789512 gene encoding NAD(P)H-quinone oxidoreductase subunit T, chloroplastic translates to MAFTATPQILLHNPILGRGARWLRGRVTPSTNTDNNNNISLQVRASKGPGNKRRAPPSPGVDTRIHWQNENDGWVGGSNKQQSTADNKNPKNLLGESFADLLSASSGSHYEFLGVSADADLEEIKTAYRRLSKEYHPDTTSLPLKSASEKFMKLREIYDVLSDEESRTFYDWTLAQEAASRQAEKIKMRLEDPYEQQLRSYESVPDMVDRLGGKNMKLSDQAVSALTIDVFIIVFAICCIIYVTIFKAPYYY, encoded by the exons ATGGCTTTCACTGCGACTCCTCAGATTTTGTTACACAATCCCATATTAGGAAGAGGAGCAAGGTGGTTGAGAGGGAGAGTAACACCATCCACAAACaccgataataataataacattagtTTGCAGGTGCGGGCTTCCAAGGGCCCTGGCAACAAAAGAAGAGCACCCCCTTCCCCTGGAGTGGACACAAGAATCCACTGGCAAAATGAAAATGATGGTTGGGTTGGAGGTAGTAACAAACAACAATCCACCGCAGACAATAAGAACCCTAAGAACCTCTTAGGAGAATCATTTGCTGATTTGCTCAGCGCTTCCTCAGGTTCCCATTACGA ATTCTTAGGAGTATCGGCAGATGCGGATTTAGAAGAAATCAAAACAGCTTACCGGAGATTATCAAAGGAGTACCATCCAGACACAACTTCTCTGCCTCTCAAATCTGCTTCAGAAAAATTCATGAAACTCAGGGAGATCTACGATGTTCTTAGCGACGAAGAGAGTCGAACGTTCTACGATTGGACTCTGGCTCAAGAGGCTGCAAGCCGCCAAGcagaaaagataaaaatgagaTTAGAGGATCCTTATGAGCAACAACTCAGAAGCTATGAATCTGTTCCAGACATGGTTGACCGTCTTGGTGGGAAGAATATGAAGCTTAGCGATCAAGCTGTTTCTGCCCTCACTATTGATGTCTTCATCATTGTTTTTGCCATTTGTTGCATCATTTATGTAACAATATTCAAAGCACCATATTATTATTAG
- the LOC140183114 gene encoding pentatricopeptide repeat-containing protein At3g09040, mitochondrial-like encodes MELFLDMTQRTIELDEFTFTGILSSCACFESLEIGRQNEVTWHSTDEVALASILSACGNAKLLEAGLQFHCLAVKLGLEANLFVGGSLIDMYSKCWSIEDARKIYSSMPEWSVVSMNALISGYALKNIKEAINLLSEMLALGLKPSEITFASLIDACKGSQVILGLQIHCAIVKRGLLCGS; translated from the exons ATGGAGCTATTCCTTGATATGACACAACGTACCATTGAACTAGACGAATTTACCTTCACTGGCATTTTGAGTTCGTGTGCTTGTTTTGAAAGCTTAGAAATTGGTCGTCAG AATGAGGTTACATGGCATAGTACTGACGAGGTAGCTCTGGCAAGCATACTTAGCGCTTGTGGAAATGCTAAGTTATTAGAAGCAGGATTGCAGTTCCATTGCCTGGCAGTTAAGTTGGGATTAGAAGCAAACCTTTTTGTTGGAGGTTCTCTTATTGACATGTATTCTAAATGCTGGTCCATTGAAGATGCACGAAAAATCTATTCTAGCATGCCTGAATGGAGTGTGGTATCCATGAATGCTTTGATTTCAGGATATGCtctgaaaaatataaaagaagcTATTAATCTTCTTAGTGAGATGCTGGCATTGGGGCTCAAGCCATCGGAAATTACATTTGCAAGCCTGATAGATGCTTGTAAGGGTTCTCAGGTAATTCTAGGGTTGCAGATTCACTGTGCTATAGTTAAGAGAGGTCTTTTATGTGGTAgttga